Proteins from a genomic interval of Spea bombifrons isolate aSpeBom1 chromosome 4, aSpeBom1.2.pri, whole genome shotgun sequence:
- the LOC128491547 gene encoding beta-1,3-galactosyltransferase 2-like: MGKEQRFRSYYLKISIFILISASGLLFFFEMKTIIFGSQLKPIKTEKPVSKTPPFRHPLAPPYPYPYQFLINPRDKCSQRNPFLVLLVTGRCHDVMTRNAIRETWGNESNYEDVVTVFLVGLSTVASDAVQQLLDEESRTYGDIIQQDFLDTYYNLTLKTLMGMEWLTKFCPTASYAIKVDIDMFLNVNYLVHQLLRPGLPVRTNYFTGNIVRNAEPYRNKESKWYVPVEVYPNKTYPPYCSGSRYVFSVDMAKKIYDVAQVIRVIPMEDCFMGICLYELQIPPSPPPANIFNGHRINYNRCAFHKLVTVHSYGKDELRSVWKDFWGNKTLDC, translated from the coding sequence ATGGGTAAAGAACAGCGTTTCAGAAGTTACTACTTGAAGATTTCTATCTTTATTCTAATTTCTGCCTCTGGACTACTTTTCTTCTTTGAAATGAAAACCATTATTTTTGGAAGTCAACTAAAACCgataaaaactgaaaaacctGTCAGTAAGACACCTCCGTTTAGACATCCCTTAGCACCGCCATACCCATACCCCTACCAGTTCCTGATCAACCCACGCGATAAATGCTCACAGCGGAATCCCTTCCTCGTTCTCTTGGTGACTGGCCGGTGCCATGACGTGATGACACGGAACGCCATTCGAGAAACATGGGGGAATGAAAGTAACTATGAGGACGTGGTGACGGTTTTTCTGGTCGGGTTGTCCACCGTCGCATCGGATGCTGTACAGCAACTTCTGGACGAGGAAAGTCGTACCTACGGTGATATTATACAGCAGGATTTTCTTGATACTTATTATAACTTGACTCTTAAAACCCTTATGGGAATGGAATGGCTAACGAAATTCTGCCCCACCGCCAGTTACGCAATAAAAGTAGACATCGATATGTTTCTCAACGTGAATTATCTCGTCCATCAACTCCTGCGCCCCGGGTTGCCAGTCCGTACAAACTATTTTACAGGGAACATTGTCAGAAACGCAGAACCTTACAGGAATAAAGAATCCAAGTGGTATGTTCCTGTGGAAGTCTATCCCAATAAAACTTACCCTCCCTACTGCTCTGGGTCGCGTTATGTATTTTCCGTTGATATGGCAAAAAAGATCTATGACGTAGCGCAAGTTATTAGGGTCATTCCCATGGAAGATTGCTTTATGGGGATTTGCTTATACGAGCTACAAATCCCCCCAAGCCCTCCGCCAGCAAATATATTCAATGGACACCGGATCAATTACAACCGATGTGCCTTCCACAAACTTGTCACCGTCCACAGTTACGGGAAGGATGAACTTCGGAGTGTTTGGAAAGACTTTTGGGGAAATAAGACTTTGGACTGTTAA